catcattcattcattcatttattcatcatatGCTCTTTACCACTGACATGCCAAGCTTGAGCTGAGCCCCTGCGGGATGACATTCTCGTTTGCTCTCATGACACTGAATTTATGGTATATAGGACAGTGTTTTGAGTTTAAGGGTATGGGGGTTtgttgagatttatttttgtctttaattgtgtatgtatgtctatgcatgggtatcatgtgagtgcaggtgctcatgaaggccagaagTATCCACTCCCCATGGagctgatgtgggtgttgggagccaCACTCAAGCTCTCGGCAAGAGCAGTACacgctcttcaccactgagccatcactgcaGCCCCAAGGCATggggtgtgttttgttttatttggagaCTTTGAGCTCTTGatttatagtccaggctggcctcaaactcatgatctctCTATCTGGGTCCCCCCGGGGGCTACAATTACAGGTGTCCACCCCCATACCCATCACGACAACATTTTATCCGCTAAGGATGGAACTGTAAACTCAGAGCTTTCTCTGGGTTTAGAGCAAGCTGGGCTGGTCGCTCCAGCTAGTGAGCCCTGCCGGCCAGGCTAGCCTGCTTTCAGCTTGGGAGTAGGCAGAAGTTTGGCCCCACCCTCAGGTAATCTCAAGATGACAGAAGAGAAATACTCATCGAGGAAAACCAGAAGGTGCCTGGGGACATTCAGCCACTCAGAACCCCCACCAGGCAACTGGAGTGCTTTCTTGCCTTCCTTGCCCTTTGGGGAACCCCCAGGTCTGGTCCCTGCATCCTCTTACAGGTCATCACTTCCTGAGGGCTCATCAGTTTTTCCTCATACTTGCACCCCAActgccccaccctcacccccagagGCCTTCTCCTATGCACACAGAAATGATGGAGATGCTGATAACCATAGGCTCTGTGGTCCACCCTGGTCCCTTCCTGGGCCCTACAGTTGTGGTACTCACCATCCCCCAGGAACTGCAGGAGTGCCAGGTCTATGGCCCGCTTCCAGTGGGAGTCTTTCTGCATGGCGATGCCATAGCCAGTGGTGGCGAAGACCTTGCCAGATCCGATGGTGACCAGCTTGCAGCCCTCATCCTTGCCCGCCATGTAGTTGAGGACAGCAGCATCGTAGATGAAGGCGTCCAGCTTCCTAGAGACAGGCTGAGCCCTCAGGGCCAAGGACCCACACCCGTGAGAGGGAAGCACTAAACCCAGGGCGTGGACAAGGGCCTGAGTACAGGAGCCTGCGGGCACCACCAGAGAGGTGCCCTTGCAAGGACCCCTTCCTCACTTCTCGGAGAGGACAGGGAACTCTGCCCTAGAATATTCCATCCCTCTGCTCATCCCCTTGTGCCCTCAAGAGCCTGTAACTTAACAGTCACCACCTCAAGCTTGGGTCAACACTTCACCTCTATTTCTGGCCCATATAGTAAATATCCACTTTGCCTCAGGaccccctgtcccctccccaggaGTCCCACAGGACATGCCAGCTCTACTGTCCCCACCTTAGGTCTCTAAGGAAGGGACACCTAAGGGTGCCTCCTGGGAAGACATGGAACCAGAGGAGGGCGCAGGACTGGGGACCCACCCCATCTTGAGGCTTGTGAGAGCATCCTCCACCGAGCGCTGGTTGAACTTGaccatgtgggtgtgcatgtcaCGGTAGTTGCTCCGAATGTTCCTCTCTGTGCTGCCATTGGGCACCGTGCCGAAACGGAAGGGTGGGTATTGATCTTGAGGCCGCTGAAACTAAGGCAGAAAGCAAGCCGCTCCCAACCTCTTCATCTACCCTCTGGGTCCCAGAGCCCCAGCCCCAAGTCTGACATGCACAGCCTCAGGCACAGTCCAGGCCTCCCCTGTCATTTATAAATGGAAACTCAGAAGCCTGAGACAGAGGAAACTTAATCAAGGCCACTCAGGCTGTGGACCTGAGCAGTCATGGCTCCTTCTCCCCAGGCCCCCAAATTCTTCCCACTCCAGCCTTTGTTCCAGTTCCCCAGACTGTCCTGTGTCTGCCCATCCAAGGACTATCCCCACCCTCCACCTGGCTGTGGCCCAGGAACCTTCTTGTCACTAAGGCCCGACACAGTGTCGATGTATTGCTCCTGGATCATGAAGGCTGCCAGATTGGCCGTGTAGCTGGCGAGGAAAATAACAGCAAAGAAAGCCCAGACCAGGACCATGATCTTGCTGGTGGTACCCCGGGGGTTCTCGATGGGAACAGAGTTGTTGAAGACCAGCGCCCACAGCAACCACACGGACTTGCCAATGGTGAAGGATGGTCCTCCAGATTCTGGGGGTGAGAAGGTGGTTGCTGGGGCTTCCCTGACCCACTATGAAAGGGCTCATAGCCTGGTGGGAGCCTCATCACGGGTCCTTCCACCCTGTCCCTCCACCCAGGCCCACGGAACAGCTTACTCTTGCCCTTGGTGAGGTTCTGGTTGTAGCTGACGGGGCTGAAGTACTCGAACATGAAGACAGTGATGGCGACCACCGTGAGGCACATCACAAACATCATCACCCACACGGCAGGGCTGTAGGGTTCTGGGGACCAAGGCAGGGGCTCAGAGAcctcgccccccccccattccaacAGTACTAGGCAGCAACAAATGGAGACGTGTGCAAAAGAGGGGCCTGGCAGCCCTGTAGGTGGGACCAAAGGTCCCCTCGTCCTCCGGGCAGCAGAGCCCCCAAAGAGTCCAAGGAAGGACAGCGTACAGTGTTCcaggctccctccctcctcctgagaCCACACATCACTCCACTCTAAATCTCCATAGCTCCCTGATCTCCAGCAGGGCCCATCACTGGGGAGGGTTCTGACCCCTCTGCCTGGGGTATGAGGCCCTGAGGGCAAGTCTTACTCCGCATCCATCGACGTGGGACCAAAGCCCAAGGCCCTTCAGAATCTGACTGCTGGACTGAGAAACCGTTGCTGTCTAGGGCACTTGCTCCTTTGCAGGGAAGGCCATCCTAAGGGTGGGGGTGACTCTTCCCTGACACTCAGAGacggtgtgcatgtgtgtgtgcgcgcgcgcgcgcgcgcgcgcgcgcgtgtgtgtgtgtgtgtgtgtgtgtgtgtgtgtgtgtgtgtgtgtatgtgtgtgctcgcgtgcgtgcatgagtgcgtgcgtgcgtgcgtgcgtgcgagtGCGTTTcaccctggttggcctggaactcacacagatcctcctgcctctgcctcccaaacactgggattgcaggcgtgtGCCACTCTCAGCTTCTATGACTTTGTTAAAGCCACCCAGCAAGAAGGGACAGAGCTGGGGTCTCACACCAGCCCAGCCAGCTCTCAGCCCTTCCCCGGTCCTCACAGCTTCTCTGAGCCACTTCATGCTACAAGCCCCACCTGACCCCCCCCCTCGGCACTCCGGAAAAGGAAGGAATGTAGTTGTATGTTGTAACCCTATAACCTGGCTGGGGGTCTGGCACAAACTTCAGGGTTCCTGATGGAGTAAGAAAAGCATTAGCGTCTATCTCATGCTCCCCACATGCTTCGTCCTTGGTCCATGGCCCAACCCACAGCACAGCCTGTAGCCTGCCTGCCAATCTGTCTTCACATCCTTCCCAGTGGCTCCACTGGCGTGTCGGATTCTTTTGACCCCGACCTGGCTCAGAACCCACCAGTGTTAGCATCACTCCCCCCATCTCCTCTTCACTTGCCTCCCACCACCCTCTGAGGCTCTCAAGGTCTTGGCTTTAAAGGTCCTCCCCAGACTTCACCTTTCCACTCATATCCCCCACAGCCACCCCTGGCTTCTTGTGCCCAGAGCCTTTCCTGGCCACCCAAAGCTCAcccaggaaggctgagggggagacggTGCCATTGCTTCTAGCCACCATCACACTGATGCCGGTCTCCACAAAAGGCACAGAGAAATCTATAATCTCGGAGCGCTCCTCATTGATGGTGAGGGAGCCGATGGCCATGTCTGCCCGCTTGTAGTATACCTAGGGGGCAGGAGGGGATTGAAGAGATCCCCCAAGGACTTCAGCCTTCTCCCCAGTCCTCACCCAGGAAGAGCATCCAGCAGGCACCAGCGGAACTAGCTACTCCCTCCCTGAGTCCCCAGAGCTCAGTTTCCCAGAACTCCATCACTGCAGAGCTGACAGCCCAATTGCACAACCACGTGGCTGGGGGAAACTTGAAATCTAGCAGCGAGCAGGGTGGCCCCAGCTGAACCTGGGGTTGAACCTGGGGTTGACATACCTCCCCGATCATGCCGTTCCACACACCTCGCACCCGCTTGCCATGTTTGCCGTTGGTCACCAGGTACAGGTCATAGGAGAACTTGACCACCTTGGCCAGCTTCTTGAGGATGTCGATGCAGAAGCCCTTACAACAGAGCTTGGTGTAGGGGGTGATATCCCCGCTGCTGCAGCCGCCACCGCAAGTCAGAGCCTGCCACAGCTCTCAACCCCAGCTGTTCCCCCCAGCCTGGCACAcagaccccacccctcccccagcacgaGACACACACGCAGCAGCTGACCCACCCATGGCAGCACCCAGCTCACAGCGGACCTGAAGGTGTGGTTGCTCTGTCTACGGCAGGGCACAGTGTTGGGTACGCAGCCACCAGTGCCAGGGTCAGGGCTTTCCACAATGACAAAGGGCCGTTCTTCCAGTGTGGCCACCGTCAGATGCCGGCTGTCCACCACAGGCTGCAGAGAAGTGCTGTAGCGAGGCCACACTGGGTACTTCATGTACAGGACGCCATGATCCCAGCGCCCCACCTGCAGAGGACGACCTGCCTCAGCCAGAACCTGTAGtactgctccccaccccccacactctctagacaggacttctggggacCATCTGCCAAGGCCACGAACCCTAAAGATACCCAGGGCAGACAGATTAGGGAGGCTTCGACAGAGGCATTTGGAAGACAGAAATACAGGCCAAGGGCTGACCATGGACACAAGGGCATGGCCCCCCATAGCCTCCTCCAGGTCCTGGGCCCTGTGATCTCCAATGTTGTCACCACATTGCTGCTGGCCCAAACACCTTCCTAAGTCTCAGACTGCCTCAACAATGCTCACTTCCCCATGACCTCAGCACAAAGTCTTCCACCAACATTCGCCCCATTTTGTCACATCCCCCACAACCATCTGACACATCATTTCACAGCCTTTTGTCTACACCAGGTTAGCACTCTGTCTTACTGGGCTCTTCCTCAGTCTTCTGCAGCCCAACTTAAACATCCCATCTTCAGAAATGCCTTCGCTAGTTTCTTCCtttgaaagcaaaacaaattctTGTCTTCCTCTCCACACACTTGCTGTTCtcggttgttttgtttttgttaggggGCAAAACAcgttctcaccatgtagccttgcTGGCCTGTGACTTGCTATGTAAATCAAATAGACCAAGCTGGGCTCGGGtttgaagcaatcctcctgcctctgccccttgagtactaggattacaggcatgaataATCACCCTGTGCCTGGTGCTGTTTTGCATACATCTGTACCCAAGCACTGATCTTTCCTTATTCTGCTTATTTACATGTCCAGCTGGCTGGCTCAGACTTGGGTCACTCCTCTAGGGTCAGGACTATGTGACAGAAATGCTTAGGTTCAGTAGTACAAGGGAAGCAGGGTGTCCCAGGAGCCTGGGGGAATGGGGGTGTGTGACCTAAACCATCTGGGAGGCCTCCAAGGTTTCCCGGTGAAGGAAGTCTCGGCTGAGACATGAACAGAGGGACTCTGCTCAGCTGCGGGGAAATAATAGGAAACAGAGGGCCCTGGGCTCACCCCCATCTCACCATCTCCCAGAGGCGGTGCCGGTTGAGGGCGATCACAACCATGGTGGGCTGGACCAGGTACCCACCAGGGCTGAAGGAGAAGTCTCGGCCCTCCCAGGTGACATTCAGTAGGTGCCTAGGGaggtgaggcagagagatgccaggGTGTCCCACCCCAGGATGTGGCTCTGCCTAGGACATCCCCTGCTACCACCATCAGAAAGCATTTGTGtgcttattatttttgtttttggtttttcgagacagggtttctctgtgtagctttgcgcctttcctggagctcacttggtagcccaggctggcctcgaactcacagagatccgcctggctctgcctcccgagtgctgggattaaaggcgtgcgccaccaacgcccggcttgcttattatttttaaaagtctcccTGTGTTGACCTCATGGACCTTTCCACATCCTAAAACCCGCTGTTTCTTTAGATAAGGATGCAAAGACCCAGAGTCCTAAAGGAACTTGACCTAGCATGTGCTagtgggagacagagggagaagagagagaccaAGAGCCCAAGCTCATTGGCATTCAAGTCCCCGAAGTGCCCTACATGATAAGGGTAGGTGCTTACCTGTAGAAGGCCTGCCTGGCAGGGCTGACAGGTCCGGGGTGGCTTCGGCAGTCCCCAGCCGGGGCAGGCAGGGTACCGTACTGGCGTCGGTAGCTGTGGGCACCGAGGGCCAGGATGGCCACACCGTCGCGAACCTTCTGGCGCAGGCTAAGGCGCCAGCTCTCGGTGACCACACTGATGAGGCCCACAGGGAAGGCTGCCGGGGGCGCGTCGGTGCTCCCCAGCGCCAGATTAGGCACCAACCACACGTGGCCGGGTCCCACCAGGCCGGCCTGTGCCGCCTCAGCGAAGAGCACCTCGGCCTCCTCGCGGGAGCAGTAGGCCACCAGCACGGGAGCATCGACCTGGCGCAGCAGGCGCTGAGTGCGCGCCCGGGGCCCGCCCGGGCCCAGCTCCAGTGTGAGCACGTCCAGCAGCCGCCAGCTCAGGTAGCTGGCGTCGGCGACGGCGCGCACGCCCTCGAGGAAGAGCGCGTGGCCCGGGTGCAGGCTGGTGATGACGGCGAACGCGCTCCAGTCGTATTCCTCCAGCACCTTGAACAGCAcctgcagctgctgctccaggGACACGCCCAGCTGCAGGAAGGCGGAGCCAGGCTCCTGGGGACGGGGTGTGGCGGGCCTGAGTGGGGGGCGTGGCGGAATGAGCCTCGCCCTGCGCCCCAGCTCCCACCTTTCCCTGCTCCTGAAATCCTTgagtagggggtggggaggctcAGTGTCCCGGGGAACCCCTGCCCTGTGGCCCACTGGACTCACCTGGGGAATTTTACAAACTAAAATTCCCGCCCCTCAAGCTGACCCTGCTTGAACAACCGACCAGAAGCCTCAGCACCATCAGTGAACTTATTAGAAACCCAGAAGTCCTCGCTGCACCCCAACACTTAAGGCATTCAACAGAATTTCGGGGTGATGCCTGGAATCTGCCTGTGAGCAAGCTCTTCTGGGTTTCCCCTGAGCCCGCGACTTTGAGAAGCACTGCCCAGACCAAGACCAACTGAATCAGTCTTGGAATTGTAGCTCCAGGCTGAGCGCTCTCGCCAAGCACCTTGAGAGCTGAGAAACAGAGTCCCGGGAGCTGATACCCGGCCCAGAGACAGATAACAGGAAAGCACCACCCTGCCCATAGCCTCAGGAGCGAGAGAGTTCCTCCTTAACGCCACCTCTACACCCCAAAGTCCACAGCCACTGCAAGCTTCAGTGAGTGATTTCCTCCTAAGGTCTCCTTAGAGCACTACAGCTCCTCCCAAAAGGCCTCCTCACTGTCATCATTCcgatcttatttttaaaaaaggggaacTATAGGCCCCAAACCCAAGTTCTTCAGTAGACAAATTTCAGCTAAAAGAGAAGcaagctgtggtggcacatgcctgtaaccacagcacttgggaggccggaGGGTTagccacaagttcaagaccaacctggtctacagagtaagttccaaaccgtagcccaggctacagagtgacaCTCTATCTCAAAGACAGAAAGTGCAAAGGTGGAGACTTGGAAGCTGTAGCCACCAGCCATCATATGTGAACTTCATTTGGCTTCTGATCCAAGCAAacagacttaaaaataaacacGTATGACATTTATGAGGTGGTGGGGAAATGTGGGCACTGGCTGGATATTTGAAGAGGCCGaggaatttttattatttattttagacgTGAAAATgtatggtgggttttttttttttaaggctttcgTCTGCTGGAGGTACACACTGAAATATTTATGGGTGGGATGATAAGCTGTCTGGAATTTTGCTTCAGTTTACCACTGCAGAAGGAGCGATGGCCAGGGAGGAgcatgggaggggaggggtcaAGGCGGACAGAAGGTAGATGGTGTGCCTTTGTACTCTTTCTGAATATTCTCAAAATTCTCCGGGATGAAGGAGCAATGAGGGTGATGCAAATCCAGCCAGCGTTCCCCGGATCACCCTCCCTGACTGACCCTTACTGAAAACAAAGCCAACCGCTTCCCAAGTCGTGAGTCCCACCTCCTTCTCCGGGCTTCTCTCTGATCAGCGATATATCCCTCCCAAGTCCCACTTAGCCTCTGGCCTCAGAGCAGACACCATTTGTTGCAGGGTCATATCTGACCAACACCCCATCCAAACAGACCCTGTGAGACATCTTCCCTGGAGGCATCTGTCTTTCCTTCAAAATGCCTCTGTCACTTGGAATTGTATATGAATCTGTGTTGGGCGCTTTCTCCCCAGAGGATCAagtgtgtctgtctctcccatGCCTGGAGCAGAGACCTGGCCCTGTTGTGCCTTCCCCTACATATGAATGCTCAGTGTCCAAGGGGTCTAGTGCCTGACCAATgagagctggggaagcagagtaGGTAGCCTGGCCATCACAGCTGGAAGGCTATCTGCCCACTCATCCAGACACAAATGCGACAGCAATTGAGAGTACTGATAATCTGGATCGAGGGAACATTCTCCCCACGGTATCTTCCCCTTCCCTCATCACACCTTCAGGCTCAGCCAGTCCCGGCTCCTGAAGGTCTAAGCTGCTCCCTAATCCAGACTCAGCCCTGGACCCCAGTTCCAGCCTAGCTCTGGGCTCAGAGAGGAAGGGGCAAGAATTTAGACAGGCACCTTGGGGGTTAGGACCACAGCAGAGCCTCCACTGATGCTGAGGATGGGCACGTGGGTCTGGGAGGAGACGAAGTCCAGTAGCTGGGCCACCGCCTCAGTGTCCACGTTGTCTTCAAAGACGATGCCGTGGACACGGGCAGCACCCAGAAGCCCGCAGATTTGGGTGAGGATGCTGCTGGGGTTGGTATTGTTGACGCCAACTGTGAGTGGCTGGATCTCCAGAGGCAGGTCTAGGAAGTTCTGAGGGGTGAGACGAGTGCGGGCCTGGGCCTGCAGTGGCCCAGAGCTGCCAAACACCACTGCCACCGTCACTGCCTGCTCTCTCTGCCCTGGgcccagccctgcccaggcacCGAGGAGGGAAGTGAGCAGGAGGGCCGGCCCTAGGGCCCCACCCATGTCCACTGGAGGGTCCTGCAGAGAAACCAGGGCAGGCATAGAGAGAGACAGGTGGACAGACAGGAGGCAAAGACCAGAGAACACAGggccagaggacagagaagagagaacctccctccacaggagaggcagagacagacagacagacacagacagacacagagaaagagacaagtTAGCTGAGCATCCCCAGGGCACCTTGGAGAGGCAGCATCCAGGACGAGGCTTGTCACCCTTATCTATGAATAGCTAGAAAGGTCATAGTCCCCAAACCCAGTTATCTGGGCTCTGCCCTAGCAAAGACACTGAAATGTTTGTGTGTTGTTCAAGAGCCCTGATCTGAGATGGACAGAGCTGAGTTCAAATCAGGAATGCCACCCACTAGCAGTGtgatctttaaaacaaataaaagattcATTACAAAATTACGTGAAGGGgattagggatttagctcagtggtagagcgcttgcctagcaagtgcaaggccctgggtttggtcctcagctctgaaaaaaaaaaagacaaaaattaggAAATTATGTGAAGACGTGTGTGTTTTTGTAGGGATCTGTACGTGTGGGGGGGTACCTGtagagtcagatcccctggagttctagtttcagatagttgtgagttgccaggCGTGTGTACTAGGAATCCAACTAAGGTCTTCTgcaaccactgagctgtctctccagcctcagttgtGTGATCTTTGAGAAGTCACTTAGCCTGTCTGAACTCTCAAAATAAGAAATCCAGCTATTCTCTGCCACTAGCAAATTTTATCCTGGAGGCGACAGTCCCTCTGCCAGATAAAGACAGGTAGCTCTGTGGCACCCCCGCAGCCCAGTCCACTCGACAGCCGAACTGAATCTTGCATCTAACCCTCATCAGAACAAACACTACTGCTCAGTGCTCTGCTTGCCCGGAGCCAGCCCTGGACCTCTGCTGTGTGGCTCTGCCTGGCAGATCCTCTCCTCCAGAGCTTGGATGTCTTCGACACCTTCCCTTCAGCAAGCTCATTTAGGACAGCCCTCTAAAGCAGAGTGGTCAAGGCCAAGTCGCTTGGGTTCAGAACACCCGAAGCCCTGAGGTGTCCAACTTACATCTGCTCTTCACATCCCACTGCTGGTGTGTAGGGTCTTTTTTACATCTAACCCAAGGGCCCAAGTGGGTCTGCTACAGATTCATTCTGAATCAAGGCCAGAGCCCGGTGGGTGAGAGAAACATGTCTCCTGGTGCCCATAGATGCAGCACATGGCcaccctctccagcctcctcccacGTCTAATAAAACCAACCAGGGGGAGTCGAAGAAGGATCAGAGTGggcctgtctctccagcccccctgcaGGAGATTTGTACACCTTTGCTACAGAAATGCAGAGTGAACCCAAACATCTCACCCAGACACCCTAGGGCTAGGGCTTGGGAACCCACAGGACAGCCCTGGCTCCTTCCAGAactttcctctgctctgcaggccactacatctctctctcccttttgttCCAAGTCTGATTTCTTACATGACACCCCTCCAGACTCTCCTGTTCTCTCTAAGGAAACGGGGCAGCAAAACGCAAGGATCACCAGGGATTGTGCAGGAAATGTCTTCTCTTTGCTGAAAAGATAGCTCTGAAGGAGACCACAAAAAGGAACTTTTCAGCTATGAAGTGTGACTCGGTGCACAGATCACCTTCTGTGAATGATGAGATGCTAACATGGGGAGACATGGTCCCTGCTCTCCAGGAGCTCAATGATGATGTTGAACCAGCAGGATGCTATAAGCTCCTCCCATCTCCTTTTTTCTAAACTTACTTCTTTTTCCCTCAGACCCTGGCATCCCTACTCCGCTCCCAGCATACCTTCTCCCAGCCAAGGCTCCAGCACTTACTTGCTCACATAGGTATAAGGAGCTGATAACAATGGCATGTTATCATtgacaaacaaaatgaaatgtaacAGGTCAGGGCTTTAAGCTAAGGTGCGAGGTGGTAGAAGTTTGGGCTAAGAAGAGAGGATtgggggcagaggaaggaatGCTGTAGACTCACCAGAACTGGCGAGATCTCCCTATAGCTAGGAATGGCGGCTTGGAAGCGTGATTGAGTGTGGGATGGGATCCTAATCACCACACCATGTGATGTGGACTATATCGTTTCCAAGCATGACAGCAAAGGGCAGGGTCATGCCCACTGCTCCTTTGAAGACCTGTGTGCTCATCCAGTTCTAGATTCCTCCCCGTGGGGAGCCACGAgcttccccatctctgcctcctaggaATGGGCTCTCTTTACCCGTGCCGACCAACGCAGTAGTCCCAAGCACACATAACTTGAAATACTTCCCACTGAAGTGAGGTGTGCTGTCGGCACCAAGATACACTGGATATTGGAGATGGTGTGAAGAGTATGTAAAACAGTATGTAAACTACCTTGATAAtattctttttatgtttgttttcatgtggcgtgtgtgtgtgtgtgtgtgtgtgtgtgtgtgtgtgtgtgtgtgtgtgttcaaatgtgtgtgtgtacatgtgcatgtggaggccagaggcatcagaagTCTGCCTGGCTTACTCCTCACCTTATgcattgaggcagagtctttccTTCGAACCCAGAGCACTAGAATTAGAAGCAAGCTACAATGCCCACCCAGCATTTATATGAGCTCTGGGAATGCAAAATCTGGTCCTCGTGTTTATATGGAAAAttctttatccactaagccagcTTCCCAGCTCTCCtcattgatatttttatattcactACATGTTAAAATAATGCTTTGGATATACTGAATTAAAGTATACTattaagccaggcatagtggtacacatttttaattccagcacttgggaggcagaggccggaggatctctgagttaggGGCCAACCTGGTATatggagtgaattccaggacaaccagggctacagaaactctgtctcgaaaatccaataactaactaactaaataaaccATACTATTAAAATCttatctgtttttctctttttttcatattaaacTCATAGTTTTATTCAGTTTTACTCATATTTTTAACAAATGTGTCAAGGAGAATGCCTGAAGAAAGGGTAAAGCCCCTGGGGGCAAGGCCCTGCCAGATGCCTGAGGAGGGATCATGCCCCCGCTTCTCACCACAACTAAAGGGACTTgggaagagacagacagggaagggGCTGGTCCCCAGTCTGTACAAGTGGTGCTTGGGGATGAAATGGACGACAGGGGACCAGACTAAGGATAAACAGGGTAAAGGGCACAGGACCATTTGCCAGAATCCATGGCTTTCCGACTCCAGTCTgaattaaaaagaggaaaaggggggaCCTAAACCACAAGCAGCCCAACTCCCTTTCCCCACCACGGCTGTGAGGGAAGTGGCGGGCAGCTTCACCAAGGCCCTGGCTCCCTCACTCCAGGCCAAGGGAGCTAGGTGAAGGACAGGGGCTCCCCGACAGTTTGAAAGggtgaagaaaaccaaaataaaatgtcaaaaaaaattgTACAGGAGTCCAGCCAAGGGCCCAGCTGGGGGAGGGACCCCTGTAGGCTCAAGGATCTCCGTTGCCGCTGCTGCCATCACCACCCCGGGAACCAGTTattctattttccattttatttaattatttattgattttgaggcagggtctcactatgtagccgctGCAGGCCTAGACTTCACTGTTAGAGACTAGAACTCacaagagctctgcctgcctcttcatccccagcgctgagattaaagacatgggcccaTCACACCCGGCTCTTTCCTCTTTATTAATGTTGGCAACTacaattttttcttcttcaagataggttttctctgtgtagccttggctgtcctggaacttgctctgtagaccaggctggcctacaactaactcaaagagatctgcctgcctctgcctccagagtgctgggattaagggcatgtgccaccaccacccagctggtacTAGGAATTTTAAAGTCACACATGTGGC
This Peromyscus maniculatus bairdii isolate BWxNUB_F1_BW_parent chromosome 8, HU_Pman_BW_mat_3.1, whole genome shotgun sequence DNA region includes the following protein-coding sequences:
- the Grin2c gene encoding glutamate receptor ionotropic, NMDA 2C isoform X2 — protein: MGGALGPALLLTSLLGAWAGLGPGQREQAVTVAVVFGSSGPLQAQARTRLTPQNFLDLPLEIQPLTVGVNNTNPSSILTQICGLLGAARVHGIVFEDNVDTEAVAQLLDFVSSQTHVPILSISGGSAVVLTPKEPGSAFLQLGVSLEQQLQVLFKVLEEYDWSAFAVITSLHPGHALFLEGVRAVADASYLSWRLLDVLTLELGPGGPRARTQRLLRQVDAPVLVAYCSREEAEVLFAEAAQAGLVGPGHVWLVPNLALGSTDAPPAAFPVGLISVVTESWRLSLRQKVRDGVAILALGAHSYRRQYGTLPAPAGDCRSHPGPVSPARQAFYRHLLNVTWEGRDFSFSPGGYLVQPTMVVIALNRHRLWEMVGRWDHGVLYMKYPVWPRYSTSLQPVVDSRHLTVATLEERPFVIVESPDPGTGGCVPNTVPCRRQSNHTFSSGDITPYTKLCCKGFCIDILKKLAKVVKFSYDLYLVTNGKHGKRVRGVWNGMIGEVYYKRADMAIGSLTINEERSEIIDFSVPFVETGISVMVARSNGTVSPSAFLEPYSPAVWVMMFVMCLTVVAITVFMFEYFSPVSYNQNLTKGKKSGGPSFTIGKSVWLLWALVFNNSVPIENPRGTTSKIMVLVWAFFAVIFLASYTANLAAFMIQEQYIDTVSGLSDKKFQRPQDQYPPFRFGTVPNGSTERNIRSNYRDMHTHMVKFNQRSVEDALTSLKMGKLDAFIYDAAVLNYMAGKDEGCKLVTIGSGKVFATTGYGIAMQKDSHWKRAIDLALLQFLGDGETQKLETVWLSGICQNEKNEVMSSKLDIDNMAGVFYMLLVAMGLALLVFAWEHLVYWKLRHSVPNSPQLDFLLAFSRGIYSCFNGVQSLPSPARPPSPDLTAGSAQASVLKMLQAARDMVNTADMSSSLDRATRTIENWSSNRRAPAPTSSGPRSSTPGPPGQPSPSGWGPPGGGHTPLVRRAPQPSGRPAMCGPPPPAVSRAPCRHAWDTRWPVQVAHPGRHLSASERRALPERPLLPAHCHYSSFPRAERSGRPFLPLFPEPPEPDDLPLLRPEQLARREALLRAAWARGPRPRHASLPSSVAEAFTRSSPLPARCAGHACACPCPQSQPSCRHLVQAQSMRLPSYREACVEGVPAGAATWQPRQHVCLHTHTHLPFCWGAVCRHSLPCASHSPWLTGAWEPPLHRGRTLGLGTGYRDSGVLEEVSRETRGTQGFPRSCTWRRISSLESEV